The proteins below are encoded in one region of Pseudomonas ekonensis:
- a CDS encoding DUF6279 family lipoprotein: MSRRFKHLIVLLAFILALGACSRIGLAYRNLDVIIPWTLSDYLDMNGEQKGWFNERLKEHLSWHCTTQLPGYLDWLDRLQSMVENNQITDAALQARTAEAKQAIAETARRITPSAVELLQGLDDRQVAEMNDAFAKDLRKREQEYLKPPLDQQIAERGARMDKRLNDWLGPLSVTQEQRVMAWSTALDDQNTQWIANRAHWQKQFSAAVAQRQNPGFPQRIETLLVNRESLWTPDYRKAYANTEAQARSLIVDLMAESTPQQRQRLLKKIEGVRKDFNDLKCLKAAQSS; the protein is encoded by the coding sequence ATGTCTCGCCGGTTCAAGCACCTCATTGTCCTGTTGGCCTTCATCCTTGCCCTCGGCGCCTGCAGCCGCATCGGCCTGGCCTACCGCAATCTCGACGTGATCATTCCGTGGACGCTCAGCGACTACCTGGACATGAACGGCGAGCAGAAAGGCTGGTTCAACGAGCGCCTCAAGGAACACCTGAGCTGGCACTGCACCACGCAGTTGCCGGGTTACCTCGACTGGCTGGATCGTTTGCAGTCAATGGTCGAGAACAACCAGATCACCGACGCGGCCCTCCAGGCCCGCACGGCGGAAGCCAAACAGGCCATCGCCGAGACCGCCCGGCGAATCACCCCGTCGGCCGTCGAACTGCTGCAAGGGCTGGACGACCGGCAGGTCGCCGAGATGAATGACGCGTTCGCCAAGGATCTGCGCAAACGCGAGCAGGAATACCTCAAGCCGCCGCTCGACCAACAGATCGCCGAACGCGGCGCCCGCATGGACAAGCGCCTGAACGACTGGCTCGGGCCGTTGAGCGTCACCCAGGAGCAACGGGTGATGGCCTGGTCCACGGCGTTGGACGACCAGAACACCCAATGGATCGCCAACCGCGCCCACTGGCAAAAGCAGTTCAGCGCGGCGGTGGCGCAGCGCCAGAACCCCGGATTCCCACAAAGGATCGAGACGCTTCTGGTCAACCGCGAGAGCTTGTGGACGCCGGACTACCGCAAGGCCTACGCCAACACCGAGGCCCAGGCCCGCTCGCTGATCGTCGACCTGATGGCCGAGAGCACGCCCCAGCAGCGTCAGCGGCTGTTGAAGAAGATCGAGGGCGTGCGCAAGGACTTCAACGACCTGAAATGCCTGAAGGCTGCCCAAAGCAGTTAG